One region of Pseudoalteromonas sp. R3 genomic DNA includes:
- a CDS encoding MGMT family protein, whose amino-acid sequence MLEEAKEEFRAKVFTLIGAIPPGNVATYGQIAALAGAPRHARAVGYLLKHLPAGSSLPWYRVINSQGKISFPPESDKFSEQSELLRSEGVQVQGGKVALRRYQWC is encoded by the coding sequence TTGCTAGAGGAAGCTAAAGAAGAATTCCGAGCTAAAGTCTTCACCCTGATTGGTGCCATTCCCCCCGGCAATGTCGCAACATACGGGCAAATTGCCGCTCTTGCCGGGGCACCCAGGCATGCGAGGGCAGTCGGCTACTTATTGAAGCATTTGCCTGCGGGGTCGAGTCTGCCCTGGTACAGAGTGATTAACAGTCAGGGAAAGATATCTTTTCCACCCGAGAGCGACAAATTCAGTGAACAGAGTGAGTTATTGCGCTCAGAGGGAGTGCAGGTACAAGGCGGTAAAGTTGCTTTACGCCGGTATCAGTGGTGCTAA
- the phrB gene encoding deoxyribodipyrimidine photo-lyase, translating to MSALFWFRRDLRIYGNEALIEAVENGTRDALFFVCEQQWQQHNAAPLQVDLLKRRVVWLGHKLAELGVRLHVLDAGSFAKVPTLLAQFCQTHEVDQVYANREYEVNEQARDYACQDAGIQLLLFDGDVIAPPGSVTTASNEMYKVFTPFKKAWLKQYEQQQFFLPGWPELDLTPIKWETPALLMGDGSSDKWPVNDDILVKVVQAFIQEKMTDYKEQRDFPSVKGTSGLSPYLALGMVSVKQLLAEVQLHFPELLQMTSAPAFSWVNELIWREFYRHLICAYPKLCKGFNFNEKYNDVGWRHDEAQFGAWCEGKTGYPIVDAAMRQLNQTGWMHNRLRMIVASFLTKHLLIDWRKGEHYFMSKLIDGDLASNNGGWQWAASTGCDAQPYFRIFNPISQSEKFDPQGDFIRKFVPELSEVPAKSIHFPHDYLQAFGIDGYVEPIVEHKAARERALAAFKV from the coding sequence ATGTCTGCACTGTTTTGGTTTCGTCGCGATTTACGTATTTATGGCAATGAAGCGCTCATTGAGGCTGTGGAAAACGGGACCCGCGATGCACTTTTCTTTGTCTGTGAACAACAGTGGCAACAGCATAATGCCGCACCTTTGCAGGTTGATTTGCTCAAGAGGCGCGTAGTGTGGTTGGGACACAAACTGGCCGAGTTAGGTGTGCGTTTACATGTACTTGATGCAGGTAGCTTTGCCAAGGTACCAACACTGCTTGCCCAGTTTTGTCAGACCCATGAGGTTGATCAGGTTTATGCCAACCGTGAGTACGAAGTGAATGAGCAGGCCAGAGACTACGCCTGTCAGGACGCAGGGATACAATTGCTTCTTTTCGATGGCGACGTGATAGCGCCACCAGGTAGTGTTACAACAGCCAGCAATGAAATGTACAAAGTGTTTACGCCATTTAAAAAGGCATGGCTCAAACAGTACGAACAACAGCAGTTTTTTCTGCCCGGTTGGCCAGAACTCGACCTGACGCCAATAAAATGGGAAACCCCAGCGCTGCTGATGGGTGATGGCAGCTCAGATAAGTGGCCAGTTAATGATGATATTCTGGTGAAGGTTGTTCAGGCGTTTATTCAGGAAAAAATGACGGATTATAAAGAGCAAAGAGATTTTCCTAGTGTAAAAGGTACCTCCGGGTTAAGCCCTTATTTGGCTTTGGGCATGGTATCGGTTAAGCAATTATTAGCTGAAGTTCAGCTGCATTTTCCTGAACTGCTACAGATGACCAGTGCACCCGCATTCAGTTGGGTTAACGAGTTGATTTGGCGCGAGTTTTACCGGCACCTTATTTGCGCTTATCCGAAGTTGTGTAAAGGCTTTAATTTCAACGAAAAGTACAATGACGTCGGCTGGCGCCATGACGAAGCTCAATTTGGGGCCTGGTGCGAAGGAAAAACGGGTTATCCGATAGTGGATGCGGCAATGCGCCAGCTCAATCAGACCGGTTGGATGCATAATCGTTTGCGTATGATAGTGGCAAGCTTTTTAACTAAGCATCTGTTGATAGACTGGCGAAAAGGGGAGCATTACTTCATGAGTAAGCTGATTGATGGCGACCTGGCCAGTAATAACGGTGGCTGGCAATGGGCTGCCAGTACAGGGTGCGATGCTCAACCATATTTCCGGATTTTTAATCCCATCAGTCAAAGTGAAAAGTTCGATCCACAAGGTGATTTCATTCGTAAGTTTGTGCCTGAGCTGAGTGAGGTGCCCGCGAAGTCAATCCATTTCCCTCATGATTATTTGCAGGCATTTGGCATAGATGGTTACGTTGAGCCTATAGTGGAGCACAAAGCTGCAAGGGAAAGAGCTTTGGCCGCGTTTAAGGTATGA
- a CDS encoding DUF523 and DUF1722 domain-containing protein, giving the protein MIEQAFNFNSPIKIGISACLAGDKVRFDSGHKRSNFCMDELAEYVEYVRFCPEVAIGLPIPRKTIRQVRVEDVIKVGPAHSDEDYAPELAEYGKKVSDEHGAQLSGYIFCAKSPSCGMERVKIYNEAETGNTSEGIGIFAEQIMARNPLLPCEENGRLNDMHLRENFVMRVYVYKSWQELVASNPGLHELTTFHARHKYLLMSHNYEAYRELGRLLAEGKGTDLDELRGTYITGLMAALSRPARRKDQANTLSHLQGYFKKVLGKVEKQELCRAIDDYRIGQVPLQVPLTLLRHHLIMHPNDYLMQQVYFYPYPNELKLRYAI; this is encoded by the coding sequence ATGATAGAGCAAGCTTTTAACTTCAACAGCCCCATTAAAATAGGGATCAGCGCGTGTCTGGCAGGAGATAAAGTGCGTTTTGATTCCGGTCATAAACGCAGCAATTTTTGTATGGATGAACTGGCAGAGTACGTCGAATATGTACGTTTCTGTCCTGAAGTTGCCATCGGTTTACCTATCCCGAGAAAAACCATTCGTCAGGTGAGGGTAGAAGATGTGATTAAGGTTGGACCTGCACACAGCGACGAAGACTATGCCCCAGAGCTGGCAGAATACGGAAAGAAAGTATCAGATGAGCATGGCGCGCAGTTGTCTGGTTATATCTTTTGTGCCAAAAGCCCCAGTTGTGGTATGGAGCGGGTGAAAATCTACAATGAAGCCGAAACAGGTAATACCTCTGAAGGTATAGGGATTTTTGCTGAGCAAATCATGGCACGTAACCCTTTACTGCCTTGCGAAGAGAATGGTCGACTAAACGACATGCACCTGAGAGAAAATTTTGTGATGCGTGTCTATGTGTATAAAAGTTGGCAAGAGCTGGTGGCCAGTAACCCTGGGTTGCACGAACTAACCACTTTTCATGCCCGCCATAAGTATTTACTGATGAGTCATAATTATGAGGCTTACCGTGAACTTGGTCGGCTGTTGGCTGAAGGTAAGGGAACAGATCTGGACGAGCTTAGAGGTACTTACATTACAGGACTAATGGCAGCTTTATCGCGCCCCGCCAGACGTAAAGACCAGGCAAACACTTTGTCGCACTTACAGGGATATTTTAAGAAAGTGCTAGGCAAGGTTGAGAAACAGGAACTTTGCCGTGCAATCGATGATTATCGCATCGGACAGGTGCCTTTGCAGGTACCGCTAACTTTATTGCGTCACCACCTGATAATGCATCCAAACGACTACCTGATGCAACAGGTGTACTTCTATCCTTATCCTAATGAACTCAAGTTGAGGTATGCGATTTAA